A genomic window from Bacilli bacterium includes:
- a CDS encoding helix-turn-helix domain-containing protein, with protein MKEDFDIPCNIAQSLNIIGDRWTLLIIHEILLGHHTFNEIKKPLKGLSSNLLSARLKFLEQSNLITAELYSDHPPRFKYDLTESGKDLEHVFHSLILWGGKHLKKCYKKLLHAACEHEVEIAYHCPHCNQTVDDLRVAKV; from the coding sequence ATGAAAGAAGACTTTGACATTCCTTGCAATATCGCCCAATCATTGAATATTATCGGCGACCGCTGGACACTGCTTATTATCCATGAAATTTTGCTCGGCCATCACACCTTTAACGAAATTAAAAAGCCGCTTAAAGGCCTTTCTTCCAATTTGTTGTCGGCCCGCCTGAAGTTTTTGGAGCAAAGCAATCTGATTACAGCCGAACTGTACTCGGACCACCCGCCAAGATTCAAATATGATTTGACCGAAAGCGGCAAAGATTTGGAGCATGTCTTTCATTCTTTGATTCTATGGGGCGGAAAGCATTTGAAAAAATGCTATAAAAAACTGCTTCACGCCGCTTGCGAGCATGAGGTGGAAATCGCGTACCATTGTCCGCACTGCAACCAAACCGTTGATGATCTGCGGGTCGCGAAGGTTTAA
- a CDS encoding ABC transporter permease, whose protein sequence is MSRLQKAASILAGFVLLLLAWQLISWIGGYNESLFPPPLKVWQAFVELVQDGTLFADIKISMYRFVVGYLMAVAAGILLGLLIGRISLLWAVLDPIVQVLRPVAPIAWSPFIVLWFNLGTASAIVMIFIAGFYPMLLTTVAAARKVDQAYLQVAHNFELKQRRIITKVVIPSIFPQITHGLRLALGMSWIFLVSGEMVGAQSGLGFLIEDGRNLLRLDYVFVAIATIGVIGMLLDQLIQLFERWVDKQWGR, encoded by the coding sequence ATGAGCAGATTGCAAAAAGCGGCTTCCATCCTTGCCGGATTTGTCCTCTTGTTGCTTGCGTGGCAATTGATTTCGTGGATCGGCGGGTATAACGAATCGCTGTTTCCGCCGCCGTTAAAAGTGTGGCAAGCGTTTGTCGAACTTGTGCAAGACGGGACGTTATTCGCAGATATCAAAATCAGTATGTACCGGTTTGTTGTCGGCTACCTTATGGCTGTTGCCGCCGGCATTTTGCTTGGCTTGCTGATCGGCCGGATATCCTTATTGTGGGCCGTCCTCGATCCCATTGTGCAAGTGTTGCGGCCGGTCGCGCCGATCGCCTGGTCGCCGTTTATCGTATTATGGTTTAACCTGGGCACCGCTTCGGCTATCGTCATGATTTTTATTGCCGGTTTTTATCCGATGCTGTTGACAACGGTGGCCGCCGCGCGGAAAGTGGATCAGGCTTATCTGCAGGTAGCGCATAATTTTGAGCTCAAGCAGCGCCGCATCATTACCAAAGTGGTTATCCCGTCGATTTTTCCGCAAATAACGCACGGCTTGCGCCTTGCCCTGGGGATGTCCTGGATCTTTCTTGTGTCCGGGGAAATGGTCGGGGCGCAGTCCGGCCTGGGATTTTTGATCGAAGACGGCAGAAATTTATTGCGCCTCGATTACGTCTTTGTGGCAATCGCCACAATCGGCGTAATCGGGATGCTGCTCGATCAGCTGATTCAGTTGTTTGAGCGCTGGGTTGATAAACAATGGGGCCGTTAA
- a CDS encoding ABC transporter substrate-binding protein, with amino-acid sequence MNIGKLTKSLLILTLAFSFALAGCANGGKEKKTVKIGYLPITHAVPLYFENDAAKEGKLAFNLELIKFGSWQDLSNALNAGRVDGASLPILLAMRAKEQGIDLKAVALGHRDGNVLMVANDIQSVADLRGKTYAIPSKFSTHNILLYLMLKKAGLPYSDINPVEMAPASMPASLATGKVSGYVVAEPFGALGVHMGKGKVIYQDKDVWPNSIDCALVLRGDFLAESPDTAQQFVTEYVKAGEAAEKKDEETDKVAQSYMKVDKDVLNLSLKWISYGDLRVNEDSYDELRQYVIEMGLSDNPPAYADFVDNSLYDNALKK; translated from the coding sequence ATGAACATAGGAAAATTAACCAAATCGTTGCTCATCTTGACCCTGGCGTTTAGTTTTGCGCTTGCCGGTTGCGCGAACGGCGGCAAGGAAAAAAAGACGGTGAAAATCGGCTATTTGCCGATCACGCATGCCGTGCCGCTGTATTTCGAGAATGACGCGGCAAAGGAAGGAAAGCTTGCGTTCAATTTGGAACTCATCAAGTTCGGTTCGTGGCAGGACTTGTCAAACGCATTGAATGCCGGCAGAGTGGACGGCGCTTCATTGCCCATCCTGCTGGCGATGCGGGCCAAGGAGCAAGGCATCGATTTAAAGGCGGTCGCTTTGGGCCACCGCGACGGCAATGTCCTGATGGTCGCCAATGACATTCAGTCGGTTGCCGATTTGCGGGGCAAAACGTACGCAATTCCTTCCAAGTTTTCCACGCATAATATTTTGCTCTATTTAATGCTGAAAAAAGCGGGATTGCCATATTCGGACATCAATCCTGTCGAAATGGCCCCGGCATCGATGCCGGCGTCGCTCGCAACCGGCAAAGTATCCGGATATGTCGTCGCGGAGCCGTTTGGCGCATTGGGCGTTCATATGGGCAAGGGTAAGGTGATCTATCAGGATAAAGACGTTTGGCCGAACTCAATCGATTGCGCGCTTGTTTTGCGCGGCGATTTTCTTGCCGAATCGCCGGATACCGCCCAACAATTTGTTACCGAATATGTGAAAGCGGGAGAAGCGGCGGAGAAGAAAGATGAAGAAACCGATAAAGTGGCGCAATCCTATATGAAAGTCGACAAAGACGTGTTGAATTTGTCCTTGAAATGGATCAGTTACGGGGATTTGCGCGTGAACGAAGACTCCTACGACGAATTGCGGCAGTATGTGATCGAGATGGGGCTTTCCGACAATCCTCCGGCATATGCGGATTTTGTAGACAACTCGTTGTACGATAACGCTTTGAAGAAGTGA